In Pseudomonas putida, a genomic segment contains:
- a CDS encoding AAA family ATPase — translation MTSLHADEAFLDHYQLSHDPFAPRVPGFKFFPAQRKPVLGQLHHLARYSQLMLVVSGPVGSGKTLLRQALVASTNKQSVQSVVVSARGASDAASVLGQVAQSLGVAQPEMQSILSQVVQLALTGQEVYLLVDDAEQLDESALQALLELAAGVPEGRPHVFLFGEPSLISSLETINTDEERFHVIELAPYSEDETREYLEQRLEGAGRGIDVFTREQIVDIHEHSDGWPGNINQVARDTLIEAMIATRSTAKRPSMGFKMPKKHVLALSAVVVVAVAAAVLMPKKGDKAPAEAPAAQAQLPLGEGQPGGAQSNNGGPAIEFSGNSQPMPLPLVGQSQPVMREPLAQAAGMGDGEEGGPAGNTALQPSNPPTVTTTAPPEGVAAGPAPTPAQPISAAPSQPVAPVQKPVAAQPAKPVAPAKPVQQQTQVASAKPAAKPATGNSSGGWYSGQKPGNYVVQIFGTSSEASAQAFVKAQGGDYRYFKKNLQGKPLYVVTYGSFANRDAAVAAIKNLPAKVQAGKPWPRTVASVQQELASAR, via the coding sequence ATGACCAGTTTGCATGCCGATGAGGCGTTTCTCGACCACTACCAGCTGAGCCACGACCCGTTCGCGCCGCGTGTGCCCGGCTTCAAGTTCTTTCCCGCCCAGCGCAAGCCTGTGCTCGGCCAGTTGCACCACCTGGCGCGTTACAGCCAGCTCATGCTGGTGGTCAGCGGCCCGGTAGGCAGTGGCAAGACCTTGCTGCGCCAGGCCCTGGTGGCCAGCACCAACAAGCAGTCGGTGCAAAGCGTGGTGGTCTCGGCCCGTGGCGCCAGCGATGCTGCCAGCGTACTCGGCCAGGTGGCTCAGTCGCTGGGCGTGGCGCAACCCGAAATGCAGTCGATCCTGTCCCAGGTGGTGCAGTTGGCGCTGACCGGGCAGGAAGTCTATCTACTGGTAGACGATGCGGAACAACTCGACGAGTCGGCACTCCAAGCGTTGCTGGAACTGGCGGCGGGTGTACCGGAAGGGCGCCCGCACGTGTTCCTGTTCGGCGAGCCTTCGCTGATCTCCTCCCTGGAGACGATCAACACCGATGAAGAGCGTTTTCATGTCATCGAGCTGGCGCCCTACAGCGAGGACGAGACCCGCGAATACCTGGAGCAGCGCCTGGAGGGCGCGGGCCGGGGCATCGATGTGTTCACTCGCGAGCAGATCGTCGATATCCATGAACACTCCGACGGTTGGCCTGGCAATATCAACCAGGTCGCCCGTGATACCTTGATCGAAGCCATGATCGCCACCCGCTCGACGGCCAAGCGACCATCCATGGGGTTCAAAATGCCTAAAAAACACGTGCTCGCCCTGTCCGCTGTTGTCGTGGTCGCCGTGGCGGCCGCCGTGCTCATGCCCAAGAAGGGCGACAAGGCGCCTGCCGAGGCGCCGGCTGCCCAGGCGCAGTTGCCGCTTGGCGAAGGCCAGCCGGGGGGCGCGCAATCCAATAACGGTGGCCCTGCCATCGAGTTCTCCGGCAACTCCCAGCCCATGCCGCTACCGTTGGTCGGCCAGTCCCAGCCCGTCATGCGTGAGCCGCTGGCCCAGGCTGCAGGCATGGGCGATGGCGAGGAAGGCGGACCGGCCGGCAATACTGCATTGCAGCCGTCCAACCCGCCGACCGTGACCACCACGGCGCCGCCTGAGGGCGTGGCCGCAGGCCCTGCGCCAACACCGGCGCAGCCGATCAGCGCCGCGCCGTCGCAGCCCGTTGCGCCAGTCCAGAAACCCGTTGCCGCCCAGCCTGCCAAGCCGGTTGCGCCTGCCAAGCCTGTGCAGCAGCAAACCCAGGTCGCCAGCGCCAAGCCGGCAGCCAAGCCTGCCACCGGCAACAGCAGCGGCGGCTGGTACAGTGGCCAGAAGCCCGGCAACTATGTCGTGCAGATCTTCGGCACCAGCTCCGAGGCGTCTGCCCAGGCATTCGTCAAGGCGCAGGGTGGCGACTATCGCTACTTCAAGAAAAACCTGCAGGGCAAGCCACTGTACGTCGTCACTTATGGTAGTTTTGCCAACCGTGACGCCGCGGTTGCGGCAATCAAGAACTTGCCAGCGAAGGTCCAGGCTGGTAAACCTTGGCCACGTACCGTCGCCAGCGTCCAACAAGAGCTGGCCTCGGCCCGCTGA
- the aroB gene encoding 3-dehydroquinate synthase — translation MQTLKVDLGERSYPIYIGEGLLDQSELLAPHIAGRQVAIVSNETVAPLYLERLSKTLGAYSVLPVVLPDGEAYKNWETLQLIFDGLLSARHDRRTTVVALGGGVIGDMAGFAAACYQRGVDFIQVPTTLLSQVDSSVGGKTGINHPLGKNMVGAFYQPNAVLIDTTSLKTLPARELSAGLAEVIKYGLICDEPFLGWLEENMAALRALEPTALTEAIRRSCAAKAAVVGADERESGVRATLNLGHTFGHAIETHMGYGVWLHGEAVAAGTVMALEMSMRLGWIDQAARDRGIRLLRDAGLPVVPPQEMTPAHFMEHMAVDKKVLDGRLRLVLLRQMGEAVVTDDYSKEILQATLSADYRAIVAQL, via the coding sequence ATGCAGACACTAAAGGTCGACCTGGGCGAGCGTAGCTACCCGATCTACATTGGCGAAGGCCTGCTGGACCAGTCCGAGCTGCTGGCGCCGCACATTGCCGGGCGGCAGGTCGCAATCGTCTCCAACGAAACCGTCGCGCCGCTCTATCTCGAGCGCCTGAGCAAGACCCTGGGGGCCTACTCGGTCCTGCCGGTGGTGTTGCCCGATGGCGAGGCCTACAAGAACTGGGAAACCCTGCAACTGATCTTCGACGGCCTGCTGAGCGCCCGGCACGACCGCCGCACCACCGTGGTCGCCCTCGGCGGCGGCGTGATCGGTGACATGGCCGGCTTCGCCGCCGCTTGCTACCAGCGCGGTGTCGACTTCATCCAGGTGCCGACGACGCTGCTGTCCCAGGTCGACTCTTCGGTGGGCGGCAAGACCGGTATCAACCATCCGCTGGGCAAGAACATGGTAGGCGCGTTCTACCAGCCCAATGCGGTACTGATCGACACCACCAGCCTCAAGACCCTGCCTGCACGCGAGCTGTCCGCGGGCCTCGCCGAGGTGATCAAGTACGGCCTGATCTGCGACGAGCCGTTCCTCGGCTGGCTCGAGGAAAACATGGCCGCCTTGCGCGCCCTCGAGCCGACGGCGCTGACCGAGGCCATCCGTCGCTCCTGCGCGGCCAAGGCTGCCGTGGTGGGTGCTGACGAGCGCGAGTCCGGCGTGCGTGCCACGCTGAACCTGGGCCACACCTTCGGCCACGCCATCGAGACCCACATGGGCTATGGTGTCTGGCTGCACGGCGAGGCCGTGGCTGCCGGCACGGTCATGGCCCTGGAGATGTCCATGCGCCTGGGCTGGATCGACCAGGCAGCACGTGATCGCGGCATCCGCCTGTTGCGCGATGCTGGCTTGCCGGTGGTGCCACCACAGGAAATGACCCCGGCGCACTTCATGGAGCACATGGCGGTCGACAAGAAGGTCCTCGATGGGCGCTTGCGCCTGGTGCTGCTGCGCCAGATGGGCGAGGCCGTGGTGACCGACGACTATTCGAAAGAGATTCTTCAGGCCACGCTGTCGGCGGACTACCGCGCGATCGTGGCCCAGCTTTGA
- the aroK gene encoding shikimate kinase AroK encodes MRNLILVGPMGAGKSTIGRLLAKELRLLFKDSDKEIELRTGANIPWIFDKEGEPGFRDREQAMIAELCELDGVVVATGGGAVMREANRRALHAGGRVIYLHASVEQQVGRTARDRNRPLLRTANPEATLRALLEARDPLYREIADLVVETDERPPRMVVLDILERLQQLPPR; translated from the coding sequence GTGCGAAATTTGATACTTGTAGGGCCCATGGGGGCCGGTAAAAGCACCATCGGGCGCCTGTTGGCCAAAGAGCTGCGCCTGCTGTTCAAGGATTCCGACAAGGAAATCGAACTGCGAACCGGTGCCAATATCCCGTGGATTTTCGACAAGGAAGGCGAACCGGGTTTCCGTGACCGTGAGCAGGCCATGATCGCCGAGCTGTGCGAGCTCGATGGCGTGGTCGTCGCCACCGGTGGCGGTGCGGTCATGCGCGAAGCCAATCGCCGGGCGCTGCACGCCGGTGGCCGGGTGATCTACCTGCATGCCTCGGTGGAGCAGCAGGTCGGGCGTACCGCGCGCGACCGCAATCGCCCGTTGCTGCGCACCGCCAACCCGGAGGCCACCCTGCGCGCCCTGCTGGAGGCACGCGACCCGCTCTACCGGGAGATCGCCGACCTGGTGGTGGAAACCGACGAACGGCCGCCACGCATGGTGGTGCTGGATATTCTCGAGCGTTTGCAGCAGTTGCCGCCCCGGTAA
- a CDS encoding type IV pilus secretin PilQ translates to MKLHTRWKWLLALVLPIPLASATAHRGETLSLNVQDVQVRAVLQLLADHAGVNLVASDAVQGSVTLRLQDVPWEQALDLILRSKGLARREEGNVLLVAPVGELVGPAGEPYAGEPHALPLQPLRRELLPVHHAKAGELAELLLATLADDGILTGRGSLSVDPRTNTLVAYQPAGRLAELRKLVAQLDVPVRQVAIEARIVEANVDYEKSLGVRWGRELHGDTAQLGKDLFVDLGVERAGAGVGLGLLRGDVLLDLELSAMEKSGNGEIISQPKVVTADKETARILKGTEVPYQETSKSGATSVSFREASLSLEVTPQITPDGKVIMAVRVTKDEPDYVNALNDVPPIRKNEVNAKVRVADGETIVIGGVYSTTQNKVVDKVPFLGDLPYVGRLFRRDVLQEKKSELLVFLTPRIMSDQAIAVSR, encoded by the coding sequence ATGAAGTTGCACACAAGGTGGAAATGGCTGTTGGCGCTGGTATTGCCGATCCCGCTGGCATCGGCGACGGCCCATCGCGGTGAGACGCTGTCGCTGAACGTTCAGGATGTGCAGGTACGCGCCGTACTCCAGCTATTGGCGGATCATGCCGGGGTCAACCTGGTGGCCAGCGATGCGGTCCAGGGCAGTGTCACCCTGCGCCTTCAGGACGTGCCTTGGGAGCAGGCCCTGGACCTGATCCTGCGTAGCAAGGGCCTGGCCAGGCGCGAGGAGGGCAATGTGCTGTTGGTCGCGCCCGTCGGTGAACTCGTCGGGCCAGCGGGCGAGCCCTATGCCGGGGAGCCTCATGCGCTGCCCTTGCAACCCCTGCGCCGCGAGTTGCTACCGGTGCACCATGCCAAGGCAGGCGAATTGGCAGAGCTGCTGCTGGCCACCCTCGCCGACGATGGCATCCTCACCGGCCGTGGCAGCCTGAGCGTCGATCCACGCACCAACACCTTGGTGGCGTACCAGCCGGCCGGGCGCCTGGCCGAATTGCGCAAACTGGTCGCGCAGCTGGACGTGCCGGTGCGCCAGGTGGCGATCGAGGCGCGGATCGTCGAGGCCAATGTCGACTACGAGAAGAGTCTGGGCGTGCGTTGGGGCAGGGAGCTGCATGGCGATACCGCGCAACTGGGCAAGGACCTGTTCGTCGACCTGGGTGTCGAGCGGGCAGGCGCAGGGGTGGGGTTGGGCCTGTTGCGCGGCGATGTGTTGCTGGACCTCGAACTGAGTGCCATGGAAAAAAGCGGCAATGGCGAGATCATCTCGCAACCCAAGGTGGTGACCGCCGACAAGGAAACCGCGCGGATCCTCAAGGGCACCGAGGTTCCGTACCAGGAAACCAGCAAGAGCGGCGCCACCTCGGTGTCGTTCCGCGAGGCCTCGTTGTCGCTGGAGGTCACTCCGCAGATCACGCCCGATGGCAAGGTCATCATGGCCGTGCGGGTGACCAAGGACGAGCCGGATTACGTCAATGCCTTGAACGACGTACCGCCGATCCGCAAGAACGAAGTCAATGCCAAGGTGCGCGTGGCCGATGGCGAGACCATCGTGATCGGCGGGGTGTACTCGACCACGCAAAACAAAGTGGTCGACAAGGTGCCATTTCTGGGCGATCTGCCGTATGTTGGGCGGCTATTTCGACGCGATGTATTACAAGAGAAAAAATCCGAGCTGCTGGTCTTCCTGACTCCGCGTATCATGAGTGACCAGGCGATTGCTGTGAGTCGTTGA
- a CDS encoding pilus assembly protein PilP, with product MRWALVLCAGSLVLVVGAALRLPSLWLMQQEQGSAAQALLGIEQARRGEVAGLDELRATLAVAERQLQAARWRLSAGEGLAGLMEQLARSAHVHGLLVEQLDLLEDVRKDGYWQTPVQLQVMGRYGALRLWLDDWLGQLRLLDTGDSRWQRVEPDSGLLRLTLQLHAYRAEGEPPMPASLADEPARPKPSAPVVDLFARGVAPGETGLAAIALGRLSMVGSLSRGEDRQALLVAGGHVYRVRLGDALGRNEGRVVAIDETYVEVRERLFASGSWHEHSVFLQLGQGRHGEDRDEVAHKVEMAVGAGIADPAGIGDGPSR from the coding sequence GTGCGATGGGCGCTGGTGCTGTGCGCTGGGTCGCTGGTGCTTGTGGTGGGCGCCGCGTTGCGCTTGCCCAGCCTCTGGCTCATGCAGCAGGAACAGGGCTCGGCGGCCCAGGCGCTGCTCGGCATCGAGCAGGCTCGACGGGGCGAAGTGGCCGGGCTGGATGAGTTGCGAGCGACGTTGGCGGTCGCCGAACGCCAGTTGCAGGCGGCGCGTTGGCGGCTCTCGGCTGGCGAGGGGCTGGCCGGGCTGATGGAGCAGCTCGCCCGGTCGGCGCACGTGCATGGGTTGCTGGTCGAGCAACTGGACCTGCTCGAGGACGTCCGCAAGGACGGTTACTGGCAAACCCCCGTGCAGTTGCAGGTAATGGGGCGCTACGGCGCATTGCGGCTTTGGCTGGATGACTGGCTCGGGCAGTTGCGTCTGTTGGATACGGGCGACTCCCGATGGCAGCGGGTAGAACCCGATAGCGGTCTGCTGCGCTTGACGCTGCAGCTACATGCCTACCGGGCTGAAGGCGAACCACCCATGCCGGCCTCGTTGGCCGACGAGCCGGCTCGGCCCAAGCCCAGCGCGCCTGTCGTCGACCTGTTCGCCAGAGGCGTCGCCCCCGGCGAAACCGGGCTGGCCGCAATTGCGCTGGGGCGCTTGAGCATGGTCGGCAGCCTTTCCAGGGGCGAGGACCGCCAGGCCTTGTTGGTGGCCGGTGGGCATGTGTACCGGGTGCGGCTGGGTGATGCGCTGGGGCGCAACGAGGGGCGGGTGGTCGCCATCGACGAAACCTACGTGGAGGTTCGCGAGCGCTTGTTCGCCAGCGGTAGCTGGCATGAACACAGCGTATTTCTGCAGCTGGGCCAAGGTCGGCATGGAGAGGACAGGGATGAAGTTGCACACAAGGTGGAAATGGCTGTTGGCGCTGGTATTGCCGATCCCGCTGGCATCGGCGACGGCCCATCGCGGTGA
- a CDS encoding PilN domain-containing protein gives MLRLNLLPWRERQRLSAVRRFKQALVGSLCLALCMVLLVDQLARQRLQQQASVNGQRERAIAALDRQLEPLSEVRTALEQVRGQSQALAALRASQERLPAVLGELERALPEGVELTELTFDGTQMQIAGFAVSAGSVVAFMHGLEAGARLREPALRHMKRKASGEQFRMTVRVSASPS, from the coding sequence ATGCTGCGCCTGAACCTCTTGCCTTGGCGTGAGCGCCAACGCTTGTCGGCGGTACGTCGATTCAAGCAAGCATTGGTGGGCAGTCTATGCCTGGCCCTGTGCATGGTGCTGCTGGTCGACCAGCTGGCGAGGCAGCGCTTGCAACAACAGGCGAGCGTCAATGGTCAGCGTGAGCGAGCCATTGCGGCCCTGGATCGACAACTCGAACCACTCTCCGAGGTGCGCACGGCGCTCGAGCAAGTGCGCGGGCAGTCCCAGGCACTCGCTGCTCTTCGCGCCAGCCAGGAGCGCTTGCCAGCAGTACTGGGTGAGCTCGAGCGGGCGTTGCCAGAGGGTGTCGAACTGACCGAACTCACCTTCGACGGCACGCAGATGCAGATTGCTGGTTTCGCGGTGTCTGCCGGTTCGGTGGTGGCGTTCATGCACGGCCTGGAGGCGGGGGCGCGATTGCGAGAGCCGGCACTCAGGCATATGAAGCGCAAAGCGAGCGGCGAGCAATTTCGCATGACCGTGCGCGTATCGGCCTCGCCATCGTGA
- the pilM gene encoding type IV pilus biogenesis protein PilM: MLGRFGKDAGSLLGVEIASDSVRVIQLQGCRRRHRVTACVSEPLAPQGAGGANADPDAIAAALRSALRRSGSRQRLAALALPGSQVICKRCHLPMGLGPAQLEAHLLADAERLFPFPLEDLALDFQVLGDGGERAGSQEVLVAACRQRALEPLEQVAVQAGLQLMAVEVDSIALQRLLPAADSGNQALLRLEQGEATLHYWPRNQTPQRHALALSAGSWGAPLALQLQSLPVVGDQAQVPERLDAFSRVLGVPCQPLADLPGLAAGDGAMALAYALALGGLR, translated from the coding sequence ATGCTTGGACGCTTCGGCAAGGATGCCGGATCACTGCTGGGGGTAGAGATCGCCTCCGATTCGGTGCGGGTCATTCAACTTCAGGGATGCCGCAGGCGCCACCGGGTGACGGCCTGCGTGTCGGAACCCCTGGCGCCGCAGGGGGCTGGTGGGGCAAACGCCGATCCAGACGCCATCGCCGCTGCCCTGCGAAGCGCCTTGCGGCGAAGCGGTAGCCGCCAACGCCTGGCTGCCCTGGCGCTGCCGGGGTCGCAGGTCATCTGCAAGCGTTGTCATCTGCCCATGGGCCTGGGGCCGGCTCAACTGGAGGCGCACTTGCTCGCGGATGCCGAGCGTCTGTTTCCGTTTCCACTGGAGGACTTGGCGCTGGACTTCCAGGTGCTTGGTGACGGTGGCGAGCGGGCCGGGTCCCAGGAGGTGCTGGTGGCCGCCTGTCGGCAACGTGCATTGGAGCCACTCGAACAGGTGGCTGTGCAGGCGGGGCTGCAACTGATGGCGGTCGAAGTCGACAGCATTGCCTTGCAGCGCCTCCTTCCAGCGGCCGATTCGGGTAACCAGGCGCTGTTGCGTCTGGAGCAGGGGGAAGCGACCTTGCATTATTGGCCGCGAAACCAAACGCCGCAACGGCATGCACTGGCCTTGTCGGCAGGCTCCTGGGGCGCGCCCTTGGCGCTGCAGTTACAGTCGCTGCCGGTCGTCGGCGACCAGGCGCAGGTACCTGAGCGTCTCGACGCATTTAGCAGGGTATTGGGTGTGCCGTGCCAACCACTGGCGGACTTGCCGGGTTTGGCGGCGGGCGACGGGGCCATGGCCCTGGCCTATGCCTTGGCGCTGGGAGGGCTGCGCTGA
- a CDS encoding penicillin-binding protein 1A — MRLLKFFWWSLVAVICALVLGVSGAFLYLSPSLPSVDALRSIQLQIPLRVYSNDGKLIAEFGEMRRSPIRFAEIPPQFIQALLSAEDDNFLNHYGVDPGSLMRAATQLLKSGHIQTGGSTITMQVAKNFFLTNERSFSRKTTEILLALQIERELTKDEILELYVNKIYLGNRAYGIDAAAQVYYGKSIRDVSLAQMAMIAGLPKAPSRFNPLANPVRAKERRDWILGRMYKLGKIDQASYETALAEPLNASYHVPTPEVNAPYIAEMARAEMVGRYGSDAYTEGFRVTTTVPSDMQEMANAAVLNGLSDYDERHGYRGPESRFPGKTHAAWLQELNKQRPLGGLEPAIVTQVDKTGLKVMTRGGEEENVAWDTMKWARPYLNTNAQGRAPQSPADVAQVGDLVRLQRLEDGSLKFSQVPAAQSALVTLDPYSGAIRALVGGFSFEQSNYNRAMQAKRQPGSSFKPFVYSAALDNGYTAASLVNDAPIVFVDEYLDKVWRPKNDTNTFLGPIRMREALYKSRNLVSIRLLQAMGVDRTIDYIAKFGFNKQDLPRNLSLALGTATLTPMEIATGWSTFANGGYKINPYLIERIESRSGETLFTANPARVPQGAEDNAGVAAPEQPISTTALPGEAPSALGQVAPPPQTPAVAEQIVDGRTTYILTSMLQDVIKRGTGRRALALGRDDLAGKTGTTNESKDAWFSGYNADYVTSVWVGFDQPESLGRREYGGTVALPIWMNFMGAALKGKPSHPPAEPEGILSLRVDPISGRAASPSTPNAYFELFKAEDSPPSVDELGNGAAPGSPLPADEAAPMDLF, encoded by the coding sequence ATACGCCTGCTGAAGTTCTTCTGGTGGTCTCTCGTCGCAGTCATCTGCGCGCTCGTACTCGGTGTGAGCGGTGCGTTTCTGTATCTTAGTCCCAGCCTGCCCTCGGTCGACGCTCTCAGAAGCATCCAGTTGCAGATCCCCTTGAGGGTCTATAGCAACGACGGCAAGCTGATTGCCGAGTTTGGCGAAATGCGCCGCTCGCCGATCCGCTTTGCGGAAATCCCCCCACAATTCATCCAGGCACTTCTGTCAGCCGAAGACGACAATTTCCTCAACCACTACGGCGTCGACCCTGGCAGCCTGATGCGCGCCGCGACCCAGTTGTTGAAATCTGGCCATATCCAGACCGGCGGCAGCACCATCACCATGCAGGTGGCGAAGAACTTCTTCCTCACCAACGAGCGCAGTTTCTCGCGCAAGACCACCGAGATCCTCCTGGCACTGCAGATCGAACGCGAGCTGACCAAGGACGAGATCCTCGAGCTGTACGTCAACAAGATCTACCTGGGTAACCGCGCCTACGGCATCGATGCCGCGGCGCAGGTGTACTACGGCAAGTCGATCCGCGATGTCAGCCTGGCGCAGATGGCGATGATCGCAGGCCTGCCCAAGGCGCCTTCGCGCTTCAACCCGCTGGCCAACCCCGTACGCGCCAAAGAGCGTCGCGACTGGATTCTCGGTCGCATGTACAAGCTCGGCAAAATCGACCAGGCCAGCTACGAAACCGCCCTGGCCGAACCGCTCAACGCCAGCTACCACGTGCCGACGCCGGAAGTGAACGCGCCGTACATCGCCGAGATGGCCCGCGCCGAAATGGTCGGCCGCTATGGCAGCGATGCCTACACCGAAGGCTTCCGGGTCACTACCACGGTGCCCAGCGACATGCAGGAAATGGCCAACGCCGCTGTGCTCAACGGCCTCTCCGACTACGACGAGCGCCACGGCTACCGCGGCCCTGAGTCGCGCTTCCCGGGCAAGACCCACGCTGCCTGGCTGCAGGAACTGAACAAGCAACGTCCACTGGGCGGGCTGGAGCCGGCCATCGTCACCCAGGTCGACAAGACCGGCCTGAAGGTCATGACCCGTGGCGGCGAGGAAGAGAACGTCGCCTGGGACACCATGAAGTGGGCTCGCCCCTACCTCAACACCAACGCCCAGGGCCGTGCGCCGCAATCGCCGGCGGACGTGGCCCAGGTCGGCGACCTGGTACGCCTGCAGCGCCTGGAAGACGGCTCGCTCAAGTTCAGCCAGGTGCCGGCGGCGCAAAGCGCGCTGGTAACCCTCGACCCGTACAGCGGCGCCATCCGTGCCCTGGTCGGCGGCTTCTCGTTCGAGCAAAGCAACTATAACCGTGCCATGCAGGCCAAGCGCCAGCCAGGCTCGAGCTTCAAGCCCTTCGTCTATAGCGCCGCGCTGGACAACGGCTACACCGCCGCCAGCCTGGTCAACGATGCGCCGATCGTGTTCGTCGACGAGTACCTGGACAAGGTCTGGCGACCGAAGAACGATACCAACACCTTCCTCGGCCCGATCCGCATGCGCGAGGCGCTGTACAAGTCGCGCAACCTGGTGTCGATCCGCCTGCTGCAAGCCATGGGCGTGGACCGCACCATCGACTACATCGCCAAGTTCGGCTTCAACAAGCAGGACCTGCCCCGCAACCTGTCCCTGGCGCTGGGCACCGCGACGCTGACGCCGATGGAGATCGCCACCGGTTGGAGCACCTTCGCCAACGGCGGCTACAAGATCAACCCGTACCTGATCGAGCGTATCGAAAGCCGCAGCGGCGAGACCCTGTTCACCGCCAACCCCGCCCGCGTGCCACAGGGCGCCGAGGACAACGCCGGGGTAGCCGCGCCGGAGCAGCCGATCAGCACCACCGCCCTGCCAGGCGAGGCGCCTTCGGCCCTCGGCCAAGTGGCGCCACCGCCACAGACGCCGGCGGTGGCCGAACAGATCGTCGATGGCCGCACGACCTATATCCTCACCAGCATGCTGCAGGATGTGATCAAGCGTGGCACCGGGCGCCGCGCCCTGGCCTTGGGCCGCGACGACCTGGCGGGCAAGACCGGTACCACCAACGAATCCAAGGACGCCTGGTTCTCCGGCTACAACGCCGACTACGTGACCTCGGTGTGGGTCGGCTTCGACCAGCCAGAAAGCCTGGGTCGCCGCGAGTACGGTGGCACGGTGGCCCTGCCGATCTGGATGAACTTCATGGGCGCCGCACTGAAGGGCAAGCCGAGCCATCCGCCGGCCGAGCCGGAAGGCATCCTCAGCCTGCGGGTCGACCCGATCAGCGGCCGAGCAGCCTCGCCAAGCACCCCGAACGCCTACTTCGAGCTGTTCAAGGCCGAGGACTCGCCACCGTCGGTGGACGAACTGGGCAACGGCGCAGCACCAGGCAGCCCGCTGCCGGCCGACGAAGCGGCACCGATGGACCTGTTCTGA
- a CDS encoding malic enzyme-like NAD(P)-binding protein, whose protein sequence is MSDLKTAALEYHAQPRPGKLSVELSKPTATARDLALAYSPGVAEPVREIGRDAELAYKYTGKGNLVAVISDGTAILGLGDLGPLASKPVMEGKGVLFKRFAGIDVFDIEVESESPQAFIDTVRRISITFGGINLEDIKAPECFEIERTLIEQCDIPVFHDDQHGTAIVTAAGMINALEIAGKKLEEAKIVCLGAGAAAISCMKLLVSMGAKVENIFMIDRSGVIHAGRDDLNQYKAQFAHATDKRTLADALDGADVFVGLSGPNLLSPEGLKSMAANPIVFACSNPDPEIKPELAHETRSDVIMATGRSDYPNQVNNVLGFPFIFRGALDVRAKRINEEMKIAAAIALKDLAKLPVPKEVCDAYNVQALEFGREYIIPKPLDPRLITVVSDAVAKAAIESGVATLPYPKHYPLNSVDEVFNG, encoded by the coding sequence ATGTCAGACCTGAAAACCGCCGCTCTCGAATATCACGCTCAACCTCGTCCGGGGAAACTGAGCGTCGAGCTCTCCAAGCCAACCGCCACTGCCCGCGACCTCGCCCTGGCCTACAGCCCAGGCGTCGCCGAACCGGTACGTGAGATTGGCCGCGATGCAGAGCTGGCCTATAAGTACACCGGCAAAGGCAACCTGGTTGCGGTGATTTCCGATGGTACCGCCATCCTCGGCCTGGGCGACCTCGGCCCACTGGCCTCCAAACCGGTCATGGAAGGCAAGGGCGTTCTGTTCAAGCGTTTCGCCGGTATCGACGTGTTCGATATCGAAGTCGAGTCGGAAAGCCCGCAGGCCTTCATCGACACCGTGCGTCGCATCTCCATCACCTTCGGTGGCATCAACCTCGAAGACATCAAGGCACCTGAGTGCTTCGAGATCGAACGCACCCTGATCGAACAGTGCGATATCCCGGTGTTCCACGATGACCAGCACGGCACCGCGATCGTCACTGCGGCCGGCATGATCAACGCCCTGGAAATCGCCGGCAAGAAGCTCGAAGAAGCCAAGATCGTCTGCCTGGGTGCCGGCGCTGCCGCCATTTCCTGCATGAAGCTGCTGGTCAGCATGGGCGCCAAGGTCGAAAACATCTTCATGATCGACCGCAGCGGCGTGATCCACGCTGGCCGTGACGACCTGAACCAGTACAAGGCCCAGTTCGCTCACGCCACTGACAAGCGCACCCTGGCCGACGCCCTGGACGGTGCCGACGTGTTCGTTGGTCTGTCCGGCCCGAACCTGCTGAGCCCGGAAGGTCTGAAGTCGATGGCCGCCAACCCGATCGTGTTCGCCTGCTCGAACCCGGACCCGGAAATCAAGCCGGAGCTGGCCCACGAAACCCGCAGCGACGTGATCATGGCCACCGGTCGTTCCGACTACCCGAACCAGGTCAACAACGTACTGGGCTTCCCGTTCATCTTCCGTGGTGCTCTGGACGTTCGCGCCAAGCGCATCAACGAAGAGATGAAGATCGCCGCTGCCATCGCCCTGAAGGACCTGGCCAAGCTGCCGGTGCCGAAGGAAGTCTGCGACGCCTACAACGTCCAGGCGCTGGAGTTCGGCCGTGAGTACATCATTCCGAAGCCGCTGGACCCACGCCTGATCACCGTGGTTTCCGACGCCGTGGCCAAGGCGGCCATCGAGTCCGGCGTGGCGACCCTGCCGTATCCGAAGCACTACCCGCTGAACAGCGTGGATGAAGTGTTCAACGGCTGA